One Felis catus isolate Fca126 chromosome D1, F.catus_Fca126_mat1.0, whole genome shotgun sequence DNA segment encodes these proteins:
- the LOC111556659 gene encoding uncharacterized protein LOC111556659, with amino-acid sequence MALPAHVPGALNSGRKPRPEAKEAVPGAGVSGLSSVLLHPPPPPPAPWRRRRTSFRPLPAGAAGVIQQGRGGYPCRGSHAGGSQLPESARSLRPVLAHKCEIGQHLTPSSPWCFCLYPLPRFSVQSRPLARQRHVQCLRDAHSAVDFRTKNLLPGVATPLNCRFPPPTRSPRKVGSQDSQADETGQTSVKGKGAHPCHPVRGASFTRGLSPSPFSGILRVSSSLSSLGEPRPRESRGEPGAGRVAPPGCDHARLRKAAVLWPFLTSCQMTSVSRRSLGSVFFHSH; translated from the exons ATGGCCCTTCCCGCACACGTCCCAGGAGCACTCAATTCCGGGAGAAAACCCAGGCCAGAGGCGAAGGAGGCGGTGCCGGGCGCTGGGGTCAGTGGCCTCTCCAGT GTactcctgcacccccccccaccccctcccgccccttgGCGCCGGAGAAGGACGTCTTTTCGGCCTCTTCCCGCAGGGGCCGCCGGGGTCATCCAACAGGGTAGGGGAGGCTATCCGTGCCGAGGGAGTCACGCTGGGGGATCGCAGCTCCCTGAGAGTGCCCGCAGCCTCCGACCAGTATTGGCGCACAAGTGTGAGATCGGGCAGCATCTCACCCCCAGCAGTCCCTGGTGTTTTTGCCTGTACCCACTCCCCAGGTTTTCGGTCCAGAGCCGGCCCCTGGCAAGGCAAAGACATGTCCAGTGCTTGAGAGATGCGCATTCGGCTGTCGACTTCAGAACCAAGAATCTCCTACCCGGTGTCGCGACACCTCTGAACTGCCGCTTTCCACCGCCAACCAGAA gccCTAGGAAGGTGGGTTCCCAGGATAGCCAAGCTGACGAAACAGGGCAAACCAGCGTGAAAGGCAAAGGCGCCCACCCCTGCCACCCAGTTCGGGGTGCCTCCTTCACTCGgggtctttctccctctcctttctccggCATCCTGCGGGTCTCCAGCTCACTCAGCAGCCTCGGCGAGCCCAGACCGCGGGAAAGCCGGGGAGAGCCGGGAGCCGGCAGGGTGGCGCCTCCAGGCTGTGACCACGCTCGGCTACGGAAAGCCGCGGTGCTCTGGCCCTTCCTCACCTCTTGCCAAATGACAAGTGTGTCAAGGCGCTCTCTGGGTTCAGTCTTCTTTCATTCACATTAG